Proteins from a genomic interval of Zingiber officinale cultivar Zhangliang chromosome 2A, Zo_v1.1, whole genome shotgun sequence:
- the LOC122043287 gene encoding reticulon-like protein B2 has product MAEHEETLIEQIEEKDRGGGSSSSSDSDDEKSKASEAVEAAKAKIYRLFGREKPVHQILGGGKPADVFLWKDKKASAAVLGGATAIWILFELMEYHLLTLVCHSLILTLAIIFLWSNASNLINKSRPHIPVVSIPEDLTVKIALSLRYEINRSLAVLREIALGRDLKKFLAVIAGLWVISIVGNCTNFLTLFYIVFITLHTVPFLYDKYEDQVDAFGEKAAAEFKKHYAVVHAKYLSKIPKGPLKDKKSQ; this is encoded by the exons ATGGCGGAGCATGAGGAGACGCTGATCGAGCAGATAGAGGAGAAGGATCGCGGCGGCGGCTCTTCGTCCTCGTCTGACTCCGACGACGAGAAGTCGAAGGCGTCGGAGGCGGTGGAGGCCGCAAAGGCCAAGATCTACAGACTCTTCGGCCGGGAGAAGCCCGTGCACCAGATCCTGGGCGGCGGAAAGC CTGCTGATGTTTTTCTATGGAAGGACAAGAAAGCCTCGGCTGCTGTGCTTGGTGGGGCAACAGCAATTTGGATCCTGTTTGAGCTTATGGAATATCATTTGCTTACTCTGGTCTGCCACTCCCTCATATTGACCCTTGCTATCATTTTCCTCTGGTCCAATGCTTCTAACTTGATTAACAA GTCTCGGCCTCACATTCCTGTGGTGAGCATTCCTGAAGATCTGACAGTGAAAATTGCCCTATCTTTGAGATACGAAATCAACAGGAGTCTTGCTGTTTTAAGGGAAATTGCATTAGGACGCGACCTGAAGAAATTCCTTGCT GTTATTGCTGGTCTATGGGTTATTTCAATCGTTGGAAACTGCACGAATTTCCTGACATTGTTTTATATCG TTTTCATCACCCTTCACACCGTGCCTTTCTTATATGACAAATATGAAGACCAAGTCGATGCATTCGGGGAGAAGGCAGCTGCAGAATTCAAGAAGCACTATGCAGTGGTTCACGCCAAGTATCTGAGTAAGATACCAAAAGGGCCATTGAAAGACAAAAAATCCCAGTAA